In Persicimonas caeni, a single window of DNA contains:
- a CDS encoding zinc metallopeptidase, whose product MFFDPLYLIIIGVGFALSLGAQFWVKNRVNKWAEVAIGRGMTGRDVARAILQAEGITNVDIEQAHGFLSDHYDPSSRTLRLSSDIFNGRSVTAAGIAAHEVGHAIQHKEGYMPMTIRQKMVPVANIGTNLGVWIMIIGLVIGLAGLAKIGVFLFAGFVAFTLVTLPVEFDASSRAKRALANYNIVDSRELDGVSQVLTAAAATYVAAAVAAILQLLYWLFRLGVLGGSRD is encoded by the coding sequence ATGTTTTTCGACCCACTGTATCTGATCATCATCGGCGTCGGGTTCGCGTTGAGCCTGGGCGCCCAGTTCTGGGTAAAGAATCGCGTCAACAAGTGGGCCGAGGTGGCCATCGGCCGCGGCATGACGGGTCGTGATGTGGCCCGCGCCATTTTGCAGGCCGAGGGCATCACCAACGTCGACATCGAGCAGGCCCACGGCTTCTTGTCGGATCACTACGACCCGAGCTCGCGCACGCTGCGACTGAGCTCGGACATCTTCAACGGCCGTTCGGTCACCGCCGCCGGCATCGCCGCCCACGAGGTCGGCCACGCCATCCAGCACAAGGAGGGCTACATGCCGATGACCATTCGCCAGAAGATGGTGCCGGTGGCCAATATCGGCACCAACCTTGGCGTCTGGATCATGATCATCGGCCTCGTCATCGGGCTGGCGGGCCTGGCGAAGATCGGCGTGTTTCTGTTCGCCGGATTCGTCGCCTTCACCCTGGTGACCCTGCCCGTCGAGTTCGACGCCTCCTCGCGCGCCAAGCGCGCCCTGGCCAACTACAACATCGTCGACTCGCGCGAGCTCGACGGCGTCAGCCAGGTGCTCACCGCCGCCGCAGCCACCTACGTGGCAGCCGCCGTGGCGGCAATCCTGCAGCTCCTGTACTGGTTGTTCCGGCTGGGAGTGCTCGGCGGGAGTCGCGACTAA
- a CDS encoding autotransporter domain-containing protein, whose protein sequence is MLAKRKLILSVLVVLAVLLSAGSAFADGVGSTASAKKQTRLMSVTFSPVHLLFPIVELTGEFKADDNWGAAIIGGYGSLTQNDGVLGEQTYDVWEVGGQFRYYALGDFDHGLQVGGEVLYVNVSNDIETSSGTVSGTGEGVAVGPFIGYKIATDLGFTFDGQLGYQRVGIGAEAKNESSGDSVTDESSDWGPLLNLNIGWSF, encoded by the coding sequence ATGCTCGCGAAAAGAAAGTTGATCCTCTCGGTGCTCGTGGTGCTCGCCGTGCTATTGAGCGCCGGTTCGGCGTTCGCCGACGGTGTCGGCTCGACGGCCTCGGCCAAAAAGCAGACCCGGCTGATGTCGGTGACGTTTTCGCCGGTGCATCTGCTCTTTCCCATCGTCGAACTCACCGGCGAATTCAAGGCCGATGATAACTGGGGCGCGGCCATCATCGGCGGTTACGGCTCGCTCACTCAGAATGACGGGGTGCTCGGCGAGCAGACCTACGATGTGTGGGAAGTCGGCGGCCAGTTCCGCTACTACGCGCTGGGTGACTTCGACCATGGCCTGCAGGTCGGCGGCGAGGTGCTCTACGTCAACGTCAGCAACGACATCGAGACGTCCAGCGGCACGGTCAGCGGTACTGGGGAAGGCGTCGCGGTCGGTCCGTTTATCGGCTATAAGATCGCCACCGACTTGGGCTTTACCTTCGACGGACAGCTCGGTTACCAACGCGTCGGCATCGGTGCCGAGGCCAAGAACGAGTCGTCCGGCGACTCCGTCACGGATGAGAGCAGTGACTGGGGCCCCCTGCTCAACCTGAATATCGGTTGGTCGTTCTAA
- a CDS encoding alpha/beta hydrolase has translation MPDADASHTWRHYTWRALRLVVVAYVIYAGLLALLQRKMIFPGTDLPAGKPTGLAEAGGEQIWLQNEEGKVEAWFFPGKGVSVDKPGPAVIIAHGNGELIDGWEVGTAGRYRQAGVSVLLPEYRGYGRSDGTPTQKHITRDFVRFYDRLASRPEVDGERIVYHGFSLGGGVLASLARKRKPAAFILQSTFTRIADMARGVPVPEFLITDPFETLSVVESLDIPVLVVHGERDEVIPFEHGKRLAKAAKDADFLPHAGGHHLMTDQVAFWRAVRKLFVRAGIFAK, from the coding sequence ATGCCGGACGCTGACGCATCGCACACCTGGCGCCACTACACGTGGCGCGCCCTTCGCCTCGTGGTGGTAGCTTACGTGATCTACGCCGGACTCCTCGCCTTATTGCAGCGAAAGATGATCTTTCCGGGGACGGATCTGCCCGCCGGCAAGCCTACAGGGCTGGCCGAGGCCGGCGGGGAGCAGATTTGGCTACAGAACGAAGAGGGCAAGGTCGAGGCCTGGTTCTTCCCCGGCAAGGGCGTCAGCGTCGACAAACCTGGCCCGGCGGTCATCATTGCCCACGGAAACGGCGAGCTCATAGACGGCTGGGAAGTGGGCACCGCCGGCAGGTACCGCCAGGCGGGCGTGAGCGTGCTCTTGCCCGAGTATCGCGGCTACGGACGCTCCGACGGCACACCCACTCAGAAGCATATCACTCGCGACTTCGTGCGCTTTTACGACCGCCTGGCCTCACGGCCCGAGGTCGACGGGGAGCGCATCGTCTACCACGGCTTCTCCCTGGGCGGCGGCGTCCTCGCCTCGCTGGCGAGAAAGCGCAAGCCGGCGGCGTTCATCCTGCAATCGACGTTTACCCGCATCGCCGACATGGCGCGCGGCGTGCCGGTGCCCGAGTTCCTGATCACCGACCCCTTCGAGACGCTCTCGGTGGTCGAGTCCCTCGACATTCCCGTGCTCGTCGTCCACGGTGAGCGCGACGAGGTCATTCCGTTCGAGCACGGAAAGAGACTTGCCAAAGCGGCCAAAGACGCCGATTTTCTGCCCCACGCTGGCGGCCACCACCTGATGACCGATCAAGTGGCCTTCTGGCGCGCCGTGCGCAAGCTGTTCGTGCGCGCGGGCATTTTCGCGAAGTAA
- the prmC gene encoding peptide chain release factor N(5)-glutamine methyltransferase has protein sequence MPQDPATTPPEELGPPWTLLKILRWTTHFFETKDASDSPRLDAELLLAHVLGFDRVKLYTHFDRPMGSDELASYRALIKRRVSGEPVAYLLGTKGFWDIELDVDKRALIPRPETEVLIEEALELVGKEDEATLVDVGTGTGAIALVMAKERPNLRVIATDVSEDALALARQNAEKLELDERVDFAHGDLLSGVAPEVLPVDIVVSNPPYVAEDERDEVMVDVKDYEPDGALFAGPDGLDVIRRLIPQAFDALASGGHFVCEHGWRQGDAMRELLEEAGFVDVHIRKDYSGHDRIARARKP, from the coding sequence ATGCCCCAAGACCCAGCCACCACGCCTCCCGAAGAACTCGGTCCTCCGTGGACGCTGCTCAAGATCCTGCGGTGGACCACCCACTTTTTCGAGACGAAGGACGCCTCCGACAGCCCCAGGCTCGATGCCGAGTTGCTGCTCGCCCACGTCCTCGGTTTCGACCGGGTCAAGCTCTACACCCATTTCGACCGGCCGATGGGCTCCGACGAGCTGGCGAGCTACCGCGCGCTCATCAAGCGTCGGGTGAGCGGAGAGCCGGTGGCGTATTTGTTGGGCACCAAGGGGTTCTGGGACATCGAGCTCGACGTCGACAAGCGCGCGCTCATCCCGCGCCCGGAGACCGAGGTCCTCATCGAGGAGGCGCTCGAACTTGTCGGGAAGGAGGACGAGGCTACGCTGGTGGACGTGGGCACCGGCACCGGCGCCATCGCGTTGGTCATGGCCAAAGAGCGGCCGAATCTGCGCGTCATCGCCACCGATGTCTCCGAGGATGCCTTGGCGCTCGCCCGTCAAAACGCCGAGAAGCTCGAACTCGACGAGCGCGTTGACTTCGCCCACGGCGACCTACTGTCGGGTGTCGCGCCGGAGGTGCTTCCCGTCGACATCGTGGTGAGCAACCCCCCTTATGTGGCCGAAGACGAGCGCGACGAGGTCATGGTCGACGTCAAGGACTACGAGCCCGACGGCGCTCTCTTTGCCGGCCCCGACGGCCTCGACGTCATCCGTCGGCTCATCCCTCAGGCTTTCGACGCGCTCGCGTCGGGCGGGCACTTTGTGTGCGAGCACGGCTGGCGGCAAGGCGACGCTATGCGCGAGCTGCTCGAAGAGGCCGGCTTCGTCGACGTACACATCCGCAAGGACTACTCGGGCCACGACCGCATCGCCCGTGCCCGCAAGCCGTAG
- a CDS encoding methyltransferase domain-containing protein, translated as MAKKASKQTIEELSQVKYVGPAKAEAFVKELGIGSIEELYEASKNGKLEKVSGVGAALSKKIHKAAGEALKATGPAEVAEEPAKKAKEAQKKAKEKKAKEKQEAKAKEAKAKAAEKEAEAKKEAKAKEAKAKEEAKAKAVETKKKAEKKAKEVKEKVEKKAKETVTEEVPPTPETARKRAPAKPAARTEDRVEQFIATLRCPACGHDEFDRGATTLTCTACRREYNFHNGVADLAPPKPSGRSVTQRIMESRFYARFYEDVMRPKLTGVVSDRSLSEEYALSSEMLELDDNTRLLDVAAGTGNFTRYFAQQLNEQGAGDDSLVVGMDLSWPMLETARTYLRRDGLDEQVFLIRGDATRIPARRAAYNRLHCAGALHMMKNIDEALRNFARILEPGGICVIGTFILGDGMMRRLVKRAAELPTQFHWFSRDELHQRLRRAGFEVVEDSVAGDAITVKTRRT; from the coding sequence ATGGCCAAGAAAGCAAGCAAGCAAACCATCGAGGAACTCTCCCAGGTGAAGTATGTGGGGCCGGCGAAGGCGGAAGCTTTCGTCAAAGAGCTCGGCATCGGCTCCATCGAGGAGCTCTATGAGGCGTCCAAGAATGGCAAGCTCGAGAAGGTCTCCGGAGTGGGCGCTGCGCTCTCGAAAAAGATCCACAAGGCCGCCGGTGAGGCGTTGAAGGCCACCGGGCCGGCCGAGGTCGCCGAAGAGCCGGCCAAGAAGGCCAAAGAAGCCCAGAAGAAGGCCAAAGAGAAGAAGGCCAAAGAGAAGCAAGAGGCCAAGGCAAAGGAAGCCAAGGCCAAAGCGGCCGAGAAGGAGGCCGAGGCCAAAAAGGAAGCCAAGGCCAAAGAGGCCAAGGCAAAGGAAGAAGCCAAGGCGAAGGCGGTCGAGACCAAGAAGAAGGCCGAGAAAAAGGCCAAAGAGGTCAAAGAGAAGGTCGAGAAGAAAGCCAAAGAGACCGTCACCGAGGAAGTGCCTCCGACGCCGGAGACCGCCCGCAAACGCGCTCCGGCCAAGCCGGCCGCGCGCACCGAAGATCGCGTCGAGCAGTTCATCGCCACGCTGCGCTGCCCGGCGTGTGGCCACGACGAGTTCGACCGTGGTGCGACCACGCTGACCTGCACCGCCTGCCGGCGCGAGTACAACTTCCACAACGGCGTGGCCGACTTGGCCCCGCCCAAGCCCAGCGGCCGAAGCGTCACCCAGCGCATCATGGAGTCGCGCTTCTACGCGCGCTTCTACGAAGACGTCATGCGTCCCAAGCTGACCGGCGTGGTCAGCGACCGCAGCCTCAGCGAGGAATACGCGCTCAGCTCGGAGATGCTCGAGCTGGACGATAACACCCGTCTTCTGGACGTGGCCGCGGGCACCGGCAACTTCACCCGTTACTTCGCCCAGCAACTCAACGAGCAGGGCGCCGGCGACGACAGCCTGGTGGTGGGCATGGACCTGTCGTGGCCGATGCTGGAGACCGCGCGCACTTACCTTCGCCGCGACGGCCTCGACGAGCAGGTCTTCTTGATCCGTGGCGACGCCACGCGCATCCCCGCTCGCCGTGCCGCCTACAACAGGCTGCACTGCGCCGGAGCGCTTCATATGATGAAGAATATCGACGAAGCGCTGCGCAACTTCGCGCGCATCCTCGAGCCGGGCGGCATCTGCGTCATCGGCACCTTCATCCTGGGTGACGGCATGATGCGTCGGCTGGTCAAGCGTGCCGCCGAGCTGCCCACCCAGTTCCACTGGTTCAGCCGCGACGAACTGCACCAGCGCCTTCGTCGCGCAGGCTTCGAGGTCGTCGAGGACAGCGTCGCCGGCGATGCCATCACGGTCAAAACGCGGCGTACCTGA
- a CDS encoding helix-turn-helix domain-containing protein, with protein sequence MDVDLDKEVYTTFEAAKICNANITSIKNWIDKGELRAFRTPGGHYRIERKVLDDFLNRHCMPNPFAERERKRVFLVHSNPERIDELALQFGQQHDYDSSDNAQQALLTIGQWQPDVAIVDDRLDGIDLSGLCTTIRENRELRPVCIIALHDRDEEYSAKLREAGCDHVISPVSDEGGLHEAIRRALL encoded by the coding sequence ATGGACGTCGATCTCGACAAAGAAGTCTATACTACATTCGAAGCAGCCAAGATCTGCAACGCGAACATCACGTCGATCAAGAACTGGATCGACAAGGGGGAGCTTCGCGCGTTTCGTACACCCGGTGGCCACTACCGCATCGAGCGCAAGGTGCTCGATGATTTTCTGAATCGCCACTGCATGCCCAACCCGTTCGCCGAGCGTGAGCGCAAGCGGGTCTTCTTGGTGCACAGCAACCCGGAGCGGATCGACGAGCTGGCCCTGCAGTTTGGCCAGCAGCACGATTACGACTCCAGCGACAACGCCCAGCAGGCACTGCTGACCATCGGTCAGTGGCAGCCCGACGTGGCGATCGTCGACGACCGGCTCGACGGCATCGATCTGTCGGGGCTTTGCACGACCATTCGCGAGAACCGCGAGCTGCGCCCGGTGTGCATCATCGCGCTGCACGACCGCGACGAAGAGTATTCGGCCAAGCTGCGCGAGGCTGGGTGCGACCACGTCATTTCGCCGGTCTCCGACGAAGGCGGACTGCACGAAGCCATTCGCCGCGCGTTGCTGTAG
- a CDS encoding NAD-dependent epimerase/dehydratase family protein, with product MSRKRRGRKQRVLITGIGGNFGRAVARRLHRRYEIIGMDRRPVHHMPKDIDVENVDIRRRRAEDVFRRERIDAVVHLNIMHDPRTRQEEHHAFNIVGTQKIFQLASEHRVPKIIVLSSANVYGPDPTNNQFLKEDAPLMGGQKFDAIRDLIALDMFCNTFFWRHPEIETVILRPVHIVGRVNNAPSRYLRLERPITVMGFDPMIQLIHVEDVVSAVERSLTPGVRGVYNIAGPSPVPLSLLFDKMGKTPRPVPEPMARMMLKAGWSLKVSDWPVPELDHIKYVCMVDDSLARQKLGFAHEYSLDRILDDLSRPPRH from the coding sequence GTGAGTCGCAAACGACGTGGACGAAAACAACGAGTCCTGATCACCGGCATCGGGGGCAATTTCGGCCGCGCGGTGGCCCGCCGGCTGCACCGCCGCTACGAGATCATCGGCATGGATCGACGCCCGGTCCACCACATGCCCAAGGACATCGATGTCGAAAATGTCGACATTCGTCGACGCCGCGCAGAGGACGTTTTTCGCCGCGAGCGCATCGATGCGGTGGTGCATCTGAACATCATGCACGACCCGCGCACCCGCCAAGAAGAGCACCACGCGTTCAACATCGTGGGCACCCAAAAGATCTTCCAGTTGGCCTCCGAGCACCGCGTGCCCAAGATCATTGTGCTGTCGAGCGCCAACGTGTACGGCCCCGATCCCACGAACAACCAGTTCTTGAAAGAAGATGCGCCGTTGATGGGGGGCCAAAAATTCGACGCCATTCGCGACCTGATCGCGCTGGACATGTTCTGCAACACGTTTTTCTGGCGTCACCCCGAGATCGAGACGGTCATCTTGCGCCCGGTACATATCGTGGGGCGAGTCAACAACGCGCCGAGTCGCTACCTGCGCCTGGAGCGCCCGATCACGGTGATGGGCTTCGACCCGATGATCCAGCTGATCCACGTCGAGGATGTGGTTTCGGCCGTCGAGCGCTCGCTGACGCCCGGAGTACGCGGCGTGTATAATATCGCCGGTCCGTCGCCGGTTCCCCTGTCACTGCTCTTTGACAAGATGGGCAAGACACCGCGGCCGGTGCCCGAACCGATGGCTCGCATGATGCTCAAAGCAGGCTGGTCGCTGAAGGTCAGTGACTGGCCGGTGCCCGAGCTCGACCACATCAAATACGTGTGCATGGTCGACGATTCGCTGGCGCGCCAAAAGCTTGGCTTCGCACACGAGTACTCACTCGACCGTATTCTCGACGATCTGAGCAGACCTCCCCGTCACTGA
- a CDS encoding lysophospholipid acyltransferase family protein, whose translation MGLTQPIKRLRERIDETLVDTIDPSIWANIQNMEAGQNEYGFDPFGFEPDFLKYIVPVAERLYRKYFRTEVVDIENIPDSGRVLLVANHTGQIPIDGFLLGCALLFDKKPARMVRSMVEHWVPTIPFVSWFLARAGQVVGTRENCRILLGRDGCILVFPEGIRGINKTYDRAYELERFGLGFMRLALETNTPIVPVGVVGGEEQMPSIWNFESLGKLLGMPAFPITPTWPLLGPLGALPLPVKYRLYFGEPMHFEGAPDDEDRVINAQVDRVKDALRELIDRGLDEREGVFW comes from the coding sequence ATGGGTCTGACGCAACCGATAAAGCGGCTTCGCGAGCGCATCGACGAGACACTGGTCGATACGATCGACCCGTCCATCTGGGCCAATATCCAGAACATGGAGGCGGGCCAAAACGAGTACGGCTTCGACCCCTTCGGGTTCGAGCCCGACTTCCTCAAGTACATCGTGCCGGTGGCCGAGCGGCTGTACCGCAAATACTTTCGCACGGAGGTCGTCGACATCGAGAATATCCCCGACTCGGGGCGCGTGCTCTTGGTGGCCAACCACACCGGCCAGATCCCCATCGACGGCTTCTTGCTGGGCTGTGCCCTGCTCTTCGACAAGAAACCGGCGCGCATGGTGCGCAGCATGGTCGAGCATTGGGTGCCGACCATTCCCTTCGTATCGTGGTTTTTGGCGCGCGCCGGCCAAGTGGTGGGTACTCGCGAGAATTGCCGCATTTTATTGGGCCGCGACGGCTGTATTCTGGTCTTTCCCGAGGGCATCCGTGGCATCAACAAAACCTACGACCGCGCCTACGAGCTCGAGCGCTTCGGGCTGGGGTTTATGCGCCTGGCGCTCGAGACCAATACACCGATCGTGCCGGTGGGTGTGGTCGGCGGTGAAGAGCAGATGCCGTCGATCTGGAACTTCGAGTCACTCGGCAAACTCTTGGGCATGCCCGCCTTCCCGATCACGCCCACCTGGCCTCTGCTCGGGCCGCTGGGCGCGCTGCCGCTGCCGGTCAAATACCGGCTCTACTTCGGCGAGCCGATGCATTTCGAGGGTGCCCCCGACGATGAAGACCGCGTGATCAACGCGCAGGTCGACCGGGTGAAAGACGCGCTTCGAGAGCTCATCGACCGCGGCCTCGACGAACGTGAAGGAGTGTTTTGGTGA
- a CDS encoding CehA/McbA family metallohydrolase: protein MSKRVLLSCFLVVLSLTACGDDDKKETTDTGVTPDAGPADTSDVARDTADTGPDGLQRTTPQDGVDPNGYANVDEPASAGEARVGKITGEETGFTGIWAHCRTGDFKLYNANIEVCIQSETTNRFEVFSGGKLVDAKRAGDDRDEVLDFVMPLVNAGTTYADSVEVIRDGTDGGAAVLQVTSHDIALAHLVGLSGRSLGEPQGLEIVTEYRLEPDSDVVEIVSFYTNPTDGNRSFFVGDWFGFGDRAQLWTPGRGLGAPGGTYNWLASLSEGRSYGWIIPEGEARELGLTQQGLPWAGSRAQRIQLAAGEEGIYQRWFAVGDGTLASIQELSAQLRSDEEIAGTRRTLTIETEAGEPAAGRSVLAARDDQSVGWGVTDENGEVTLLLEDGTYDLTIDAWAGAQPYEHTLDVSGETHTVTIETPATLKLDVADADGGEALSARVLIGGGAASWSGPALHGSLELPMAPGTYRVVVMRGPEYDSTAIDVTLTAGETTTESLQLSRAFDTTGWLAGDFHQHMEPSLDSEAGVEARLLENASVGVEVFASTDHEAVTDLNALIAAYGLEDEITNLPGVEISPLETHVGLYPMDYKADERGRGTVPLAVVDNAGEPTKRYIPELVDIARGLASDPIVQLNHSRRSSSGMLELVGFDPEVGPDSVDDFRFTTDFDTMEIINRFDNTCRLFADWSGFLNTGHRFTGLGNSDTHGLSGESGLPRNYLHIDKAPGEVTHADVRGAMRTGKVSVGAHTFIDFADDKLPGDTLTIDSGQSLDFPVRVHTPNWAQADHLIAVVNGEVVETFDRSSQAGEHLDFDQTVSITFDDDSWVVFFTYGASPSGEVSSSKPVVGFSNPIYVDVDGDADGDADAWEAPGARALSLEAVNQFCN from the coding sequence ATGTCTAAGCGCGTTCTGTTGTCGTGTTTTCTCGTCGTCCTGAGCCTCACCGCCTGCGGTGACGACGACAAAAAAGAAACCACCGATACCGGCGTCACCCCCGACGCCGGCCCCGCCGACACCTCCGATGTCGCCCGAGATACTGCCGACACAGGCCCCGACGGTCTGCAGCGCACGACTCCGCAAGACGGCGTCGATCCGAACGGCTACGCCAACGTCGACGAGCCGGCGTCTGCCGGCGAAGCGCGCGTAGGCAAAATCACGGGCGAAGAGACCGGCTTTACGGGGATCTGGGCGCACTGTCGCACCGGCGACTTCAAGCTCTACAACGCCAATATCGAAGTGTGCATCCAGTCGGAGACGACCAACCGCTTCGAGGTCTTCTCGGGTGGCAAGCTCGTCGACGCCAAGCGCGCGGGCGACGATCGCGACGAGGTGCTCGACTTCGTGATGCCGCTGGTCAACGCGGGCACCACTTACGCCGACAGCGTCGAGGTGATTCGCGACGGCACTGACGGCGGCGCGGCGGTATTGCAGGTCACGTCACACGACATCGCCCTGGCTCACCTCGTCGGACTCAGCGGCCGCTCGCTGGGCGAGCCGCAGGGCCTCGAAATCGTCACCGAATACCGCCTCGAGCCCGACAGCGACGTCGTCGAGATCGTCAGCTTTTATACCAACCCGACCGACGGCAACCGCTCGTTCTTCGTGGGCGACTGGTTCGGCTTTGGCGACCGCGCCCAGCTGTGGACGCCCGGACGCGGCTTGGGCGCCCCCGGGGGCACCTACAACTGGCTCGCCTCGTTGTCCGAGGGCCGCTCGTACGGCTGGATCATTCCCGAAGGTGAGGCCCGAGAGCTCGGCCTGACCCAGCAAGGGCTTCCCTGGGCGGGCTCACGGGCCCAGCGCATCCAACTCGCCGCGGGCGAAGAGGGTATCTATCAGCGTTGGTTCGCGGTGGGCGACGGCACACTGGCGTCCATCCAGGAGTTGAGCGCCCAGCTACGCAGCGACGAAGAGATCGCCGGCACACGCCGCACGCTGACCATCGAGACCGAAGCCGGCGAGCCGGCCGCCGGTCGGAGCGTCCTCGCCGCTCGCGACGATCAGTCCGTCGGCTGGGGCGTGACCGACGAGAACGGCGAAGTGACCCTCCTGCTCGAAGACGGCACCTACGACCTCACGATCGACGCTTGGGCGGGCGCTCAGCCCTACGAGCACACCCTCGACGTCTCGGGCGAGACGCACACCGTCACGATCGAGACGCCGGCGACCCTGAAGCTCGACGTGGCAGACGCCGACGGCGGCGAGGCGCTGAGCGCGCGCGTCCTCATTGGCGGCGGCGCCGCCAGCTGGAGCGGCCCGGCGCTGCACGGCTCGCTCGAGCTGCCCATGGCGCCCGGCACCTATCGGGTCGTGGTGATGCGCGGCCCCGAGTACGACTCCACCGCGATCGACGTGACGCTGACGGCCGGTGAGACGACCACCGAGAGCCTCCAGCTCTCGCGCGCCTTCGACACCACCGGCTGGTTGGCCGGCGACTTCCACCAGCATATGGAGCCGAGCCTCGACAGCGAGGCAGGCGTAGAGGCGCGCCTGCTCGAGAACGCCTCGGTGGGCGTCGAGGTGTTCGCCTCGACCGACCACGAAGCCGTCACCGACCTGAACGCGTTGATCGCCGCGTACGGCCTCGAAGACGAGATCACCAACCTCCCGGGCGTCGAGATCTCGCCGCTCGAGACCCACGTAGGCCTCTACCCGATGGATTACAAGGCCGACGAGCGAGGCCGCGGCACCGTGCCGCTGGCCGTGGTCGACAACGCAGGCGAGCCGACCAAGCGCTATATCCCCGAGCTCGTCGACATCGCGCGCGGGCTGGCCAGCGACCCGATCGTCCAGCTCAACCACTCGCGCCGTAGCTCCTCGGGCATGCTCGAGTTGGTCGGCTTCGACCCCGAGGTCGGCCCCGATAGCGTCGACGACTTCCGGTTCACCACCGACTTCGACACCATGGAGATCATCAACCGCTTCGACAATACCTGTAGGCTCTTCGCCGACTGGAGCGGCTTTTTGAACACCGGACACCGGTTTACCGGCCTGGGCAACTCCGACACCCACGGGCTCTCCGGAGAGTCGGGCCTGCCGCGAAACTACCTGCACATCGATAAGGCCCCCGGGGAGGTCACCCACGCCGACGTGCGCGGGGCGATGCGAACCGGAAAGGTCAGCGTCGGCGCGCATACCTTCATCGACTTCGCAGACGACAAGCTTCCGGGCGACACCCTGACGATCGACTCCGGTCAAAGCCTCGACTTCCCGGTGCGCGTTCATACGCCCAACTGGGCTCAGGCCGACCACCTCATCGCGGTGGTCAACGGCGAGGTCGTCGAGACGTTCGACCGCTCGAGCCAAGCCGGTGAGCACCTCGACTTCGACCAGACGGTGTCGATTACCTTCGACGACGACTCGTGGGTCGTCTTCTTCACGTACGGTGCCTCGCCGTCCGGCGAGGTAAGCTCGAGCAAGCCGGTCGTCGGCTTCTCCAACCCCATCTACGTCGACGTCGACGGCGACGCTGACGGCGACGCGGACGCCTGGGAAGCCCCCGGCGCGCGCGCCTTGTCGCTCGAGGCGGTCAACCAATTCTGCAACTGA
- the pssA gene encoding CDP-diacylglycerol--serine O-phosphatidyltransferase yields MDLSKSKYIFPNLLTLSSVFCGVSSIYLSLTAASVDQLKLAAWLIVAGMLCDLFDGRVARMTNAQSEFGVQLDSLADAVSFGVAPGLLLFSWGMQPLGMLGIFFGFVFTACAIMRLARFNVKAAEDGGKSKYFEGLPTPLAAGAVVSIIMAHLSLTGHTATGASWNVAGMSVILGGLMVSNVRYRTFKDFNVRGRGGIALALLLVLAAGVSAVAEPSVAFVTLMIMYIVVGLGGGLVDLGRNLFGTVEDDEEDYVVETVEEDR; encoded by the coding sequence ATGGATTTGAGCAAATCGAAGTACATCTTTCCAAACCTGCTGACGCTGTCGAGCGTCTTCTGCGGGGTGTCGAGTATCTATCTGTCGCTGACGGCGGCCTCGGTCGACCAGCTCAAGCTGGCCGCCTGGCTCATCGTCGCCGGCATGCTCTGCGATCTGTTCGACGGACGCGTGGCCCGCATGACCAACGCCCAGAGCGAGTTCGGCGTGCAACTCGACAGCCTCGCCGACGCAGTCAGCTTCGGCGTGGCTCCCGGCCTGCTCCTCTTTAGCTGGGGCATGCAACCGCTGGGGATGCTGGGCATCTTCTTCGGATTCGTCTTCACCGCCTGCGCCATCATGCGCCTGGCCCGCTTCAACGTCAAAGCCGCCGAAGATGGCGGCAAGAGCAAGTACTTCGAAGGACTGCCCACACCGCTGGCCGCCGGCGCGGTCGTCTCCATCATCATGGCTCACCTGTCGCTGACCGGACATACCGCCACCGGCGCCTCTTGGAACGTCGCCGGCATGTCAGTGATCTTGGGTGGTCTGATGGTCAGTAACGTGCGCTACCGCACCTTCAAAGACTTCAACGTGCGCGGTCGCGGCGGCATCGCCCTGGCCTTGCTGCTCGTGCTCGCCGCCGGCGTCAGCGCCGTGGCCGAGCCGAGCGTCGCCTTCGTGACCCTGATGATCATGTACATCGTCGTCGGCCTCGGCGGCGGGCTGGTCGACCTCGGCCGCAACCTGTTCGGCACCGTCGAAGACGACGAGGAAGACTACGTGGTCGAGACTGTCGAAGAGGACCGGTAA